A single Polyodon spathula isolate WHYD16114869_AA chromosome 6, ASM1765450v1, whole genome shotgun sequence DNA region contains:
- the LOC121317546 gene encoding DNA-binding protein inhibitor ID-2-like, whose amino-acid sequence MKAISPVRSFRKSNASLSEHNLGISRSKTPVDDPLSLLYNMNDCYSKLKELVPSIPQNKKVSKMEILQHVIDYILDLQIALDSHSNIAASLLHQRAGQTASRSPLTTLNTDIGILSLQASEFPKELVMVTDDRKTLFR is encoded by the exons ATGAAAGCAATAAGCCCCGTGAGGTCCTTCAGGAAAAGCAACGCCAGCTTGTCCGAACACAACTTGGGCATTTCCCGGAGCAAAACCCCCGTGGACGATCCCCTGAGTCTGCTCTACAACATGAACGACTGCTACTCAAAGCTGAAGGAGCTTGTGCCCAGCATCCCGCAGAACAAGAAGGTGAGCAAGATGGAAATATTGCAGCATGTCATCGATTACATCCTGGACCTGCAGATCGCCCTGGATTCCCATTCCAATATCGCCGCCAGCCTCCTTCACCAGCGGGCAGGGCAGACAGCATCCAGGAGTCCCCTGACAACCCTCAACACAGACATCGGCATCTTGTCTTTACAG GCATCTGAATTCCCTAAAGAACTAGTAATGGTGACGGATGATCGCAAGACGCTCTTTCGTTAA